From Acidihalobacter aeolianus, a single genomic window includes:
- the fdhD gene encoding formate dehydrogenase accessory sulfurtransferase FdhD, producing MATIWRHRSGEGLASDLDTLAEESPLEIRYGDADNERVVTMRTPGADTLLAVGLLLDMGLVDGPDDLLAVRQEGANSIRVRLRMHRAPPPVRKTAVTSACGVCGDSRLELDRLLASPPLGEGPEVPITRILDLPERLRAAQAMFLRSGGLHAAALFTLDGRLLRLEEDVGRHNAVDKVIGWACLERRLPLQRQLLMVSGRTSYEIVKKCIRARLPLLAAVSAPSSLAVELADASGMTLIGFLRPPRFNVYAGEARLRG from the coding sequence GTGGCCACCATCTGGCGTCACCGCAGCGGCGAGGGACTGGCATCCGACCTCGACACGCTGGCCGAGGAGTCGCCGCTGGAGATCCGCTACGGCGACGCAGACAACGAGCGCGTGGTCACCATGCGCACCCCCGGTGCCGATACGCTGCTCGCCGTCGGCCTGCTGCTCGACATGGGGCTGGTGGACGGGCCGGACGACCTGCTGGCGGTGCGCCAGGAGGGCGCCAACAGCATCCGCGTGCGTCTGCGGATGCACAGAGCGCCACCGCCCGTGCGCAAGACCGCGGTGACCAGCGCCTGCGGCGTGTGCGGGGATTCGCGGCTCGAACTCGACCGCCTGCTCGCCAGTCCGCCGCTCGGCGAGGGTCCCGAGGTGCCGATCACGCGCATCCTGGATCTGCCCGAGCGCCTGCGCGCCGCCCAGGCGATGTTCTTGCGCTCGGGGGGGCTGCACGCGGCCGCGCTGTTCACGCTCGACGGTCGGCTGTTACGACTGGAGGAGGATGTCGGCCGGCACAATGCGGTCGACAAGGTGATCGGTTGGGCCTGCCTGGAGCGGCGCCTGCCGCTGCAACGGCAACTGCTGATGGTCAGCGGACGCACCAGCTACGAGATCGTGAAGAAGTGCATCCGCGCACGCCTGCCGCTGCTCGCCGCCGTGTCGGCGCCGAGCAGCCTCGCGGTGGAGCTGGCGGACGCATCGGGGATGACGCTGATCGGCTTCCTGCGCCCGCCGCGCTTCAACGTCTACGCGGGCGAGGCGCGCCTGCGCGGCTAG
- the gpmI gene encoding 2,3-bisphosphoglycerate-independent phosphoglycerate mutase: protein MTQTHKVPRRRALLIILDGFGLNPSKENNAVCEASTPRLDAYFSHHPHSALEASGRAVGLPDGQMGNSEVGHITLGSGMIVRQDLVRIDDAIADGQFRANPVLVQAVKAAGAASRPLHLLGLVSDGGVHSHLRHLDALIDLCAEHGVTPVVHMIADGRDTAPKSSLGFLPALERKLAATGGRIATVTGRYYAMDRDHRWDRTELAWRALVHAEGVACEDAQGGIEAAHADGQTDEFIKPRIVAGGEPIRGGDQVVFFNFRNDRPRQLAAALGLDEFDGFARGDYRPVTVTCLTEYDPRYGMPVAFTPERPTTCLAKVLSEGGYRQFHCAETEKYAHVTFFFNGGGETPFPGEDRVVVPSPKVATYDLQPEMSAAAVADEVVKALESSQYDFIVVNFANGDMVGHTAVREAVIRAVETLDREVGRVLDAAVEQGYSVLLTADHGNCDEMVDPVTGEPHTQHTTYPVPLLLIDEGAWRLATGGGLSGIAPTLLQLMGLEQPAEMTGHSLLLEGGAASA from the coding sequence ATGACGCAGACGCACAAGGTGCCGCGCCGGCGAGCGCTCTTGATAATCCTCGACGGCTTCGGCCTCAATCCGTCGAAGGAAAACAACGCCGTCTGCGAGGCCAGTACGCCGCGTCTGGATGCCTATTTCTCGCACCATCCACATTCCGCGCTGGAGGCCTCCGGGCGCGCCGTCGGTCTGCCTGACGGGCAGATGGGCAATTCCGAGGTGGGGCACATCACCCTGGGTTCCGGCATGATCGTGCGCCAGGATCTGGTGCGTATCGACGACGCCATCGCCGACGGGCAGTTCCGGGCCAACCCGGTGCTCGTGCAGGCGGTGAAGGCGGCGGGTGCCGCCAGCCGGCCGCTGCACCTGCTGGGCCTCGTGTCCGACGGCGGCGTGCACAGTCACCTACGCCACCTCGACGCGTTGATCGACCTCTGCGCCGAGCACGGCGTGACCCCGGTGGTCCATATGATCGCCGACGGTCGCGACACCGCCCCCAAATCCTCGCTTGGCTTCCTGCCGGCGCTCGAGCGTAAGCTGGCGGCCACGGGCGGGCGCATCGCGACCGTGACCGGCCGCTACTACGCGATGGATCGCGACCATCGCTGGGACCGCACGGAACTTGCCTGGCGCGCGCTGGTGCATGCCGAGGGCGTCGCCTGCGAGGATGCCCAAGGCGGTATCGAGGCGGCTCATGCGGACGGCCAGACCGACGAATTCATCAAGCCGCGCATCGTCGCCGGCGGAGAACCCATCCGCGGCGGCGATCAGGTGGTGTTTTTCAATTTCCGCAACGACCGACCGCGTCAGCTCGCCGCCGCGCTGGGACTGGACGAGTTCGACGGTTTCGCACGTGGCGACTACCGCCCGGTCACGGTCACCTGTTTGACCGAATACGACCCGCGCTACGGCATGCCGGTCGCCTTCACTCCCGAGCGGCCCACCACGTGTCTTGCCAAGGTGCTGAGCGAGGGCGGCTACCGCCAGTTCCACTGCGCCGAGACCGAAAAGTACGCGCACGTGACCTTCTTCTTCAACGGCGGCGGCGAGACGCCCTTCCCGGGCGAGGATCGCGTGGTGGTGCCTTCGCCGAAGGTGGCGACCTACGACCTGCAGCCGGAAATGAGCGCCGCGGCGGTCGCCGACGAGGTGGTCAAGGCGCTGGAGAGCAGTCAGTACGACTTCATCGTGGTGAATTTCGCCAACGGCGACATGGTGGGGCATACCGCCGTGCGCGAGGCGGTGATCCGCGCGGTGGAGACACTGGATCGCGAGGTCGGCCGCGTGCTCGACGCGGCGGTCGAGCAGGGCTATTCGGTGCTGCTGACCGCCGATCACGGCAACTGCGACGAGATGGTCGACCCGGTCACCGGCGAGCCGCACACGCAGCACACCACCTATCCGGTGCCGCTGCTGCTGATCGACGAAGGCGCCTGGCGTCTCGCCACCGGCGGCGGCCTGAGCGGCATCGCGCCGACCCTGCTGCAGCTGATGGGCCTCGAACAGCCGGCCGAGATGACCGGCCACAGCCTGCTGCTCGAGGGCGGCGCCGCTTCGGCCTAG
- the tatC gene encoding twin-arginine translocase subunit TatC, whose translation MTENPNKDVPEDDPPAEAGGAEAAEGGLSSLMSHLIELRSRLLRSIVAVLVLFIGLSPFADQLYAWLAGPLVAQLPKGSSMIAIDVAAPFIVPFKLTFLVSVVIAVPFLLYQIWAFVAPGLYRHEKRLAMPLLISSTLLFYTGMAFAYFVVFPMMFHFFAKSTPAGVRMMTDIGAYLGFVFNMFLAFGAAFEVPVAIVLLTALGVITPQKLAAARPYIIVAAFVIGMLLTPPDVMSQVSLAIPLLLLFEIGLLVSRVVYKRKAAREAAEADEYATDEGEPDYPGPMNGQAMDQALDEAEAQERAQHVDDGEVPHAEGDSGSEDKGDDNRKP comes from the coding sequence ATGACCGAAAACCCGAATAAGGACGTGCCCGAGGACGACCCCCCCGCTGAAGCGGGTGGCGCAGAAGCCGCCGAGGGTGGCCTTTCCAGCCTGATGTCGCATCTGATCGAGCTGCGCAGTCGCCTGCTGCGCTCGATCGTCGCCGTGCTGGTTTTGTTCATCGGCCTGAGCCCGTTTGCCGACCAGCTTTACGCCTGGCTGGCGGGTCCGCTGGTGGCGCAGTTGCCCAAGGGCAGCAGCATGATCGCCATCGACGTCGCCGCGCCCTTCATCGTGCCGTTCAAGCTCACCTTCCTGGTCTCGGTGGTGATCGCGGTGCCCTTCCTGCTGTATCAAATCTGGGCCTTCGTTGCGCCTGGGCTGTACCGCCACGAGAAGCGTCTGGCCATGCCGCTGCTGATCTCGAGCACGCTGCTGTTCTACACCGGCATGGCCTTCGCGTACTTCGTCGTATTCCCGATGATGTTCCATTTCTTCGCGAAGTCGACCCCTGCCGGGGTGCGCATGATGACCGACATCGGTGCTTACCTCGGCTTCGTGTTCAATATGTTTCTGGCCTTCGGTGCCGCCTTCGAGGTGCCGGTGGCCATCGTGCTGCTGACGGCACTCGGCGTGATCACCCCACAGAAGCTGGCAGCGGCGAGACCCTACATCATCGTGGCAGCGTTCGTGATCGGCATGCTGCTAACGCCGCCGGACGTGATGTCGCAGGTCTCGCTGGCGATTCCCCTGCTGTTGCTGTTCGAGATCGGCCTGCTGGTCTCGCGTGTCGTGTACAAGCGCAAGGCCGCCCGCGAGGCCGCGGAGGCCGACGAGTACGCGACGGACGAGGGCGAGCCGGACTACCCCGGACCGATGAACGGTCAGGCGATGGATCAGGCGCTGGACGAGGCCGAGGCGCAGGAGCGGGCGCAGCATGTCGATGACGGCGAGGTGCCACATGCCGAAGGCGATAGCGGGTCCGAAGACAAGGGCGACGACAACCGCAAGCCCTGA